A part of Nocardioides sp. WS12 genomic DNA contains:
- a CDS encoding TIGR03617 family F420-dependent LLM class oxidoreductase has protein sequence MTGLAVDIRLDAAPDHVAARAQELASTGVAGLFTFEGAHDAFLPLAVAATSCGPIDLMTNVAIALPRSPMHLANLAYDLQTLSRGGFRLGLGSQVKAHIERRYGATWDRPVAQMKDRVQAVKAVLDAWQNGTRLDFTGEYTRLDLMPPMFNPGPNQYGVPPVLLGALGPAMTRAAAEVADGLLVMPFNSARHFTERTLPAIEEGLSRREADASGFTIHPQAILAMASDPAELAGAIEGVRRLLAFYASTPAYRPVLEVEGRADLQPQCADAVRRGELATSAHLIDDDLLARLAVVGTPQECAQQLLDRFGSHAERVCCYFPGSDPSLDLISQLVTALRP, from the coding sequence GTGACCGGCCTCGCGGTCGACATCCGACTCGACGCAGCGCCCGACCACGTGGCGGCCCGTGCGCAGGAACTGGCCTCGACCGGCGTCGCGGGACTCTTCACCTTCGAAGGGGCCCACGACGCCTTCCTCCCCCTCGCGGTGGCGGCGACGTCCTGCGGTCCGATCGACCTGATGACCAATGTCGCGATCGCACTCCCCCGCAGTCCGATGCATCTCGCGAACCTCGCCTACGACCTGCAAACCCTGTCCCGGGGCGGGTTCCGGCTCGGACTGGGCTCGCAGGTGAAGGCCCACATCGAGCGACGGTACGGCGCCACCTGGGACCGGCCCGTCGCGCAGATGAAGGACCGGGTGCAGGCGGTCAAGGCCGTGCTGGACGCGTGGCAGAACGGCACCCGGCTCGACTTCACCGGCGAGTACACGCGCCTGGACCTGATGCCGCCGATGTTCAACCCCGGCCCGAATCAGTACGGCGTCCCGCCGGTGCTCCTCGGAGCACTGGGGCCTGCGATGACGCGCGCTGCGGCAGAGGTGGCCGACGGCCTGCTGGTGATGCCCTTCAACTCCGCACGGCACTTCACCGAACGCACGCTGCCCGCAATCGAGGAAGGTCTGAGCCGACGCGAGGCTGACGCCAGCGGCTTCACCATCCACCCGCAGGCGATCCTCGCCATGGCGTCGGATCCTGCGGAACTGGCCGGTGCCATCGAGGGCGTCCGCCGCCTGCTGGCGTTCTACGCCTCCACGCCGGCCTACCGCCCGGTGCTCGAGGTCGAGGGCCGAGCTGATCTGCAACCCCAGTGCGCGGACGCCGTACGACGGGGAGAGCTGGCGACCAGCGCGCACCTCATCGACGACGACCTGCTCGCCCGGCTGGCCGTGGTCGGTACGCCGCAGGAGTGCGCACAGCAACTGCTCGACCGCTTCGGCAGCCACGCAGAACGGGTCTGCTGCTACTTCCCCGGGTCTGACCCGTCGCTGGACCTGATCAGCCAACTGGTCACGGCGCTACGACCGTGA
- a CDS encoding enoyl-CoA hydratase-related protein, with protein MTTPASTAVTLVVDDGVALITLAGSDGLNLFSRSTGRALGDALRTCDEDDAVRAVVLTGAGTAFCAGADLSPGSRAFDDPDEAFSASPVQPPAWQVRKLVIAAINGPAIGIGLTIALQCDLRIVAEDAKLAIPQVRRGMIGDAQSHFTLRRLAGTAVAAEMLLTGRTIRGSEAATRGLANQALPAGDVLPTALEIARDVATNVSPAALALSKELLWSDLSPEHIADAETEAHRILMGHPDAAEGPAAWRERRTPNWTLRASDVTKPA; from the coding sequence GTGACGACCCCGGCCAGCACGGCGGTGACGCTCGTCGTCGACGACGGCGTCGCCCTGATCACCCTGGCCGGGTCGGACGGGCTGAACCTCTTCTCGCGCTCGACGGGGCGCGCACTCGGCGACGCGCTGCGCACCTGCGACGAGGACGATGCGGTCCGGGCCGTCGTACTGACGGGCGCCGGTACGGCCTTCTGCGCCGGAGCCGACCTGAGCCCGGGCTCGCGTGCGTTCGACGATCCGGACGAGGCGTTCTCCGCCTCGCCAGTGCAGCCGCCGGCCTGGCAGGTGCGCAAACTGGTCATCGCCGCCATCAACGGCCCCGCGATCGGCATCGGCCTCACCATCGCCCTGCAGTGCGACCTGCGGATCGTTGCCGAGGACGCCAAACTCGCGATCCCGCAGGTGCGCCGCGGCATGATCGGCGACGCGCAGAGCCACTTCACGCTGCGTCGTCTCGCCGGCACCGCAGTCGCGGCCGAGATGCTGCTCACCGGCCGCACGATCCGCGGTTCCGAAGCGGCGACGCGCGGTCTGGCGAATCAAGCCCTGCCGGCCGGCGACGTACTCCCCACAGCACTGGAGATCGCCCGCGACGTCGCGACCAACGTGAGCCCCGCGGCCCTGGCCCTCAGCAAGGAACTGCTGTGGTCCGACCTCTCCCCCGAGCACATCGCGGACGCAGAGACCGAGGCCCATCGGATCCTGATGGGCCACCCGGATGCGGCCGAAGGGCCCGCAGCGTGGCGCGAACGGCGTACGCCGAACTGGACGCTGCGGGCCTCCGACGTCACGAAGCCGGCGTGA
- a CDS encoding AraC family transcriptional regulator yields the protein MGSLIRSTGLWGYPDLVRELGGDPAPFLKRFGLREGVEREDDALVPLDAVVRILATTADELDCADFGLRLVRWQGLGILGPVAVIARNSDTVQEALQAIARYLYVHSPGLVLTAEPRGAGAGIRFTYEVIEPSAPDARQGYELSMANAVLMLRLLGGPDARLSTVSFLHEQMGSTAAYDETFGCPVRFAQEWCGFEIPADLAARPIDSADPETRRIATKYLEANYLPDTASMSERVAELVRRLLPTGHCTADDIADQLGMHERTLRRHLTSEGTGCHEVIDQERRVLAAKYLADPRLQFGQIAALLGYAEQSTLNRSCRRWFDKTPREYRSSIR from the coding sequence GTGGGAAGCCTGATCCGATCCACCGGCCTGTGGGGCTATCCCGATCTGGTTCGTGAGCTCGGCGGAGATCCGGCGCCGTTCCTGAAGCGGTTCGGTCTTCGCGAAGGCGTCGAGCGTGAGGACGATGCGCTCGTGCCCCTCGATGCGGTCGTGCGGATCCTGGCCACCACCGCTGACGAACTCGACTGTGCCGACTTCGGGCTCCGCCTGGTCCGCTGGCAGGGACTGGGGATCCTCGGTCCGGTCGCCGTCATCGCCCGGAACTCCGACACGGTGCAGGAGGCGCTGCAGGCGATCGCCCGCTATCTCTACGTGCACTCCCCCGGCCTGGTCCTCACGGCGGAACCGCGCGGGGCGGGAGCCGGGATCCGGTTCACCTACGAGGTGATCGAGCCGTCCGCCCCCGACGCACGCCAGGGCTACGAACTGAGCATGGCCAACGCTGTCCTGATGCTGCGCCTCCTGGGCGGACCGGATGCGCGCCTCAGCACGGTGTCCTTCCTGCACGAACAGATGGGCTCGACGGCGGCGTACGACGAGACGTTCGGCTGTCCGGTCCGCTTCGCTCAGGAATGGTGCGGGTTCGAGATCCCTGCGGACCTTGCCGCGCGGCCGATCGACAGTGCGGACCCGGAGACCCGGCGCATCGCCACGAAGTACCTCGAGGCCAACTACCTGCCGGACACTGCCTCCATGTCCGAGCGGGTGGCCGAACTCGTCCGCCGACTGCTGCCGACGGGTCACTGCACCGCCGACGACATCGCCGACCAGCTCGGCATGCACGAGCGCACGCTGCGCAGGCACCTGACGAGCGAGGGCACCGGTTGCCACGAGGTGATTGACCAGGAGCGTCGTGTCCTTGCGGCCAAGTACCTGGCCGACCCGCGCCTCCAGTTCGGCCAGATCGCGGCATTGCTCGGGTACGCCGAGCAGAGCACCCTGAACCGGTCCTGCCGACGCTGGTTCGACAAGACGCCACGCGAATACCGCTCCTCGATCAGGTAG
- a CDS encoding cholesterol oxidase substrate-binding domain-containing protein produces MSTVSRRALVGGLAWVPVGRLLLGTEAAAAASPCATPTAFPSGITPYRQVFQNWSTVIRVEDAWTCRPTNVEDVIRLANWARSSGWRLRPRGMGHTWSPLVTGEDGCSPPVLLVDTRSLTGVEVDTETRRARVRAGTLLDDLLAALEAKGLGLDGGVPTIGTITVGGALAIGGHGASVPAVGEVRTPGTTYGSLSNLVTELRAVVWDADADSYVLRTFVRSDPEIGALLVNLGRAFVYDVVVQAGANLKMRCQSYVNIPATTLYGATAGPNSFADLLNRTGRVDVVWFTCTEKPWVKTWKITPVKPPLSRAVTKPYNYLFVDNIPPEVAALASQLVAGNPISTPIFGQAMYAVVAAGLLATVSGDLWGSARNVLVWDGANSLPSHDFGLAVLCRRADVQSVVHRYVTKHRAVVDEYAARNEHPVSLTLHIRACGVDVPTDVGAGAQVPTLSAVSPRPDHPEWDTAVWFETLSLPGTTTFPEFCARMETWATAEFPGLRVEWCKEWAFTDAGGFTDADAIAHRIPQSLRAGRSGQDTWDAAVATLQDLDPHGVFTSAFLERVLPPT; encoded by the coding sequence ATGTCCACAGTTTCACGCCGCGCGCTCGTGGGTGGCCTTGCGTGGGTGCCCGTCGGACGCCTGCTGCTCGGCACCGAAGCGGCCGCAGCTGCGAGTCCGTGTGCCACCCCGACGGCCTTCCCGTCCGGGATCACGCCTTACCGGCAGGTCTTCCAGAACTGGTCCACGGTGATCCGTGTCGAGGACGCATGGACCTGCCGCCCGACGAACGTCGAGGACGTCATCCGGCTGGCCAACTGGGCCAGGTCATCGGGCTGGCGGCTGCGCCCGCGCGGCATGGGGCACACGTGGTCGCCGCTGGTCACCGGTGAGGACGGTTGCTCGCCGCCGGTGCTCCTGGTCGACACCCGCAGCCTGACAGGCGTCGAGGTCGACACGGAGACCCGGCGTGCGCGCGTGCGGGCCGGGACGTTGCTCGACGACCTGCTGGCCGCGCTCGAGGCGAAGGGGCTCGGCCTCGACGGGGGCGTCCCCACCATCGGCACGATTACGGTCGGCGGCGCGCTGGCCATCGGTGGACACGGTGCATCGGTGCCGGCCGTCGGCGAAGTGCGGACCCCCGGGACGACGTACGGAAGCCTGAGCAATCTGGTCACCGAACTCCGCGCCGTCGTGTGGGACGCGGACGCCGATTCGTACGTGCTGCGCACCTTCGTCCGCAGCGACCCCGAGATCGGTGCGCTGCTGGTCAATCTCGGACGGGCCTTCGTGTACGACGTCGTGGTCCAGGCGGGCGCGAACCTCAAGATGCGCTGCCAGAGCTACGTCAACATCCCCGCCACGACGCTGTACGGCGCCACGGCGGGTCCCAACTCGTTCGCGGACCTGCTCAACCGCACCGGACGTGTCGACGTCGTGTGGTTCACCTGCACCGAGAAACCGTGGGTCAAGACGTGGAAGATCACGCCGGTGAAGCCGCCGCTGTCGCGCGCGGTCACCAAGCCCTACAACTACCTCTTCGTGGACAACATCCCGCCGGAGGTGGCTGCCCTGGCCAGTCAGCTGGTGGCCGGGAACCCGATCTCGACGCCGATCTTTGGTCAGGCGATGTACGCCGTCGTGGCGGCCGGCCTGCTGGCCACCGTGTCCGGGGACCTGTGGGGTTCGGCGAGGAACGTCCTCGTCTGGGACGGCGCCAACAGCCTGCCCTCGCACGACTTCGGGCTGGCCGTGCTGTGTCGTCGCGCGGACGTGCAGTCCGTGGTGCACCGCTACGTCACGAAGCACCGGGCGGTCGTGGACGAGTACGCCGCGCGCAACGAGCACCCGGTCAGCCTGACCCTGCACATCCGGGCCTGTGGCGTCGACGTACCGACGGACGTGGGGGCGGGCGCGCAGGTCCCCACGCTCTCGGCGGTGAGTCCGCGGCCCGATCACCCGGAGTGGGACACGGCCGTCTGGTTCGAGACGCTGAGCCTGCCGGGCACCACCACGTTCCCGGAGTTCTGCGCCCGGATGGAGACGTGGGCGACGGCGGAGTTCCCGGGCCTGCGTGTCGAGTGGTGCAAGGAGTGGGCGTTCACGGACGCCGGTGGGTTCACGGACGCGGATGCGATCGCCCACCGGATTCCGCAGTCGTTGCGCGCCGGGCGGTCGGGTCAGGACACCTGGGATGCCGCGGTCGCGACCCTGCAGGACCTCGACCCGCACGGCGTCTTCACGAGCGCGTTTCTCGAGCGGGTGCTGCCGCCTACCTGA
- a CDS encoding DUF1214 domain-containing protein — protein sequence MTTTGWQSTAAWHELLAGLGELEQTFLAGDRAVEGETGVVDGYRMLATALGVGLDTYLFAEKSRPVFIETVNPFRRDRRWGGDNTDAWYSYAPLDPRRSYLVSGHRGDSVYFSLTVYNEPSPGAWSDRVIGVLNDSDLAIDEGGNFELLLAPERPADWSGPFIELADDAAVAFTRDYQADPRTGRPVTWRIEALEGADPIVRSDGATATALRSTLTWLRTMTAIVPLRLGERIDGDRLELGHNAAQVANEFADPYQVPDFNFGWSATDACYSFGSYDLGPDEALVVTHQPPTCRFWNLTTWNQFMAGHTATDGRTSLNMTTAKPNSDGTVTIVIARDRLDHPNAISTLGQPRGSLAFRWFLGDVVPARPEVRLVSRSEAPTELP from the coding sequence ATGACCACCACCGGCTGGCAGTCCACGGCGGCCTGGCACGAACTGCTCGCCGGTCTCGGCGAGCTCGAGCAGACCTTCCTGGCTGGTGACCGTGCCGTCGAGGGCGAGACGGGAGTCGTCGACGGTTACCGGATGCTCGCGACCGCGCTCGGGGTCGGTCTCGACACCTACCTGTTCGCCGAGAAGAGCCGGCCCGTCTTCATCGAAACGGTCAATCCGTTCCGGCGGGACCGCCGCTGGGGTGGCGACAACACGGACGCCTGGTACTCCTACGCACCCCTGGACCCGCGCCGCTCCTACCTCGTGTCGGGTCACCGCGGTGACAGCGTCTACTTCTCGCTCACGGTCTACAACGAGCCGTCGCCCGGTGCCTGGTCGGACCGCGTGATCGGTGTCCTCAACGACAGCGACCTCGCCATCGACGAGGGCGGGAACTTCGAACTGCTGCTCGCTCCCGAGCGGCCGGCCGATTGGTCCGGCCCGTTCATCGAGCTCGCCGATGATGCCGCGGTCGCGTTCACCCGCGACTACCAGGCGGACCCGCGGACGGGCAGGCCCGTGACCTGGCGCATCGAGGCACTGGAGGGAGCCGACCCCATCGTGCGGAGCGACGGAGCCACGGCGACCGCACTGCGATCGACGCTGACCTGGTTGCGCACGATGACGGCCATCGTGCCGCTCCGTCTGGGGGAGCGGATCGACGGCGACCGCCTCGAGCTCGGCCACAACGCCGCGCAGGTGGCCAACGAATTCGCGGATCCCTACCAGGTGCCGGACTTCAACTTCGGCTGGTCGGCCACCGACGCGTGCTACTCCTTCGGCAGCTACGACCTCGGGCCGGACGAGGCGCTCGTGGTCACGCACCAGCCGCCGACCTGCCGGTTCTGGAACCTGACGACGTGGAACCAGTTCATGGCCGGCCACACGGCGACGGACGGGCGCACCTCGCTCAACATGACGACGGCGAAGCCGAACTCCGACGGCACCGTGACCATCGTGATCGCGCGGGACCGGCTGGATCACCCCAACGCGATCAGCACGCTGGGCCAGCCGCGGGGGAGCCTCGCGTTCCGCTGGTTCCTCGGGGACGTCGTACCCGCGCGACCGGAGGTGCGGCTGGTGTCGCGCAGCGAGGCGCCGACCGAACTGCCCTGA
- a CDS encoding sulfotransferase, with protein sequence MQQQPVVIDDLATPTFTPEVVEIQTFLGSLAPDLPLTSESLHAAAVAQTGLDDFGPDDYRERLDVLLGAIHVLPLTGAGQVMLHSQLTQHLKNRLLLEDLLGRHPEIRDIELAPPVIIAGLPRTGTTHLHNLLAASGLFRTLPYWESLEPFPLPAEAGVEPDPRRGRCDQAIEFVDQAMPLFRAMHEMTTDHVHEEIQLLANDFSSMLFETLVDVPASREHYLAHDQTPHYRHLRLQLQALQFLDGGRRWLLKSPQHLEQLPTLAAVFPGATVVLTHRDPARVTVSMATMLAYSRRMNLESVDAFAIGRDWSDRLDTMLSTLLKDRDHVPELRTMDVRFGDFMADELDTAARAIRLAGDVVTEEARDKMAHYLDTHVQGRNGTIDYRAGDLGLDVDELTERFAPYIERFLA encoded by the coding sequence ATGCAGCAACAACCCGTCGTGATCGACGACCTGGCCACACCGACGTTCACCCCGGAGGTGGTCGAGATCCAGACGTTCCTCGGGTCCCTCGCTCCCGACCTGCCGCTGACGTCCGAGAGCCTGCACGCCGCGGCCGTCGCGCAGACCGGTCTCGACGACTTCGGCCCGGACGACTACCGGGAGCGTCTCGACGTGTTGCTGGGTGCCATCCACGTGCTGCCGCTGACCGGCGCCGGTCAGGTCATGCTGCACTCCCAGTTGACCCAGCACCTCAAGAACCGGCTGCTGCTGGAGGACCTGCTGGGGCGACACCCCGAGATCCGTGACATCGAGCTCGCGCCGCCGGTCATCATCGCCGGGCTGCCCCGCACCGGCACCACGCACCTGCACAATCTCCTTGCTGCAAGCGGGTTGTTCCGCACCCTCCCCTACTGGGAGAGCCTCGAGCCCTTCCCCCTGCCCGCGGAAGCCGGAGTCGAGCCGGACCCGCGGCGCGGCCGCTGCGACCAGGCGATCGAGTTCGTCGACCAGGCCATGCCGCTGTTCCGCGCCATGCACGAGATGACGACCGACCACGTGCACGAAGAGATCCAGTTGCTGGCCAACGACTTCTCCTCGATGTTGTTCGAGACACTCGTCGACGTACCGGCGTCGCGGGAGCACTACCTCGCGCACGACCAGACCCCGCACTACCGTCATCTGCGCCTGCAACTGCAGGCCTTGCAGTTCCTCGACGGCGGGCGACGCTGGCTACTCAAGTCGCCGCAGCACCTCGAACAGCTGCCGACGCTGGCCGCGGTCTTCCCCGGCGCCACCGTCGTCCTCACCCACCGCGATCCCGCCCGGGTCACCGTGTCGATGGCGACGATGCTCGCCTACAGCCGCCGGATGAACCTCGAGTCCGTCGACGCGTTCGCCATCGGTCGCGACTGGAGCGACCGCCTCGACACCATGCTCTCGACCCTGCTCAAGGACCGCGACCACGTCCCGGAACTCCGGACGATGGACGTCCGGTTCGGCGACTTCATGGCCGACGAACTCGACACTGCCGCACGGGCGATCCGGCTGGCGGGCGACGTCGTCACCGAGGAGGCGCGCGACAAGATGGCCCATTACCTGGACACCCACGTGCAGGGCCGGAACGGCACCATCGACTACCGGGCAGGCGACCTCGGCCTGGACGTCGACGAGCTCACCGAGCGCTTCGCGCCCTACATCGAGCGGTTCCTGGCGTGA
- a CDS encoding cellulase family glycosylhydrolase, which produces MLPTFGALRRTVALAACLSLAVVGLATTSPSSAEPASAGETSTFPVAENLRHTGRWFTDQDGRAVVIHGTNMINKFAPYTPDALGFGEDDLQFLADNGFNAIRLGFTWAAVEPQPGQYDDVYIDKIVDLAAAAAEHGLMPVVNFHQDGYSETYGGNGAPAWASISYGIPGLTFLPAPANVLPGAAIANENFWRNVKAPDGIGLQDHYAAAWKHVAQRFGDDPNTVFEIDNEPSPGILDVATCALPIGCPLFDVLKLAPFHRKVLASIRQVDSDRLVFVEPQAFFGLGARTWHPSMNDPQVGFAFHNYCALALAPVPLPIPSLPCDVLTGINLANAQAQFKATGEPLLMNEFGAGDTDVVVESLLNQADKQMLSWMHWAYWGQDFGHDAKYGLINDISKAPTDDNIKQGLLTVLTKPAPKVVAGTPLSWNWDKATSTFQASYSTARAGGGGNFPGGSVSEFFVHPRFFANGYQVQVTGGTVTSAPNSARLTVSSLPGAATITVKVTPAS; this is translated from the coding sequence ATGCTCCCCACGTTCGGCGCGCTCCGCCGCACCGTCGCCCTTGCCGCCTGCCTCAGCCTCGCCGTCGTGGGACTGGCCACGACCAGCCCCAGTTCGGCAGAGCCGGCATCTGCGGGGGAGACGTCGACGTTCCCGGTCGCTGAGAACCTGCGACACACCGGTCGTTGGTTCACAGACCAGGACGGCCGCGCCGTGGTCATCCACGGCACGAACATGATCAACAAGTTCGCGCCGTACACGCCGGATGCCCTGGGCTTCGGTGAGGACGACCTGCAGTTCCTGGCCGACAACGGCTTCAATGCGATCCGGCTCGGCTTCACGTGGGCGGCCGTCGAACCCCAGCCCGGCCAGTACGACGACGTCTACATCGACAAGATCGTCGACCTGGCTGCCGCCGCAGCCGAGCACGGCCTGATGCCGGTGGTGAACTTCCACCAGGACGGCTACAGCGAAACGTACGGCGGCAACGGTGCTCCCGCGTGGGCGAGCATCTCCTACGGCATCCCCGGGCTGACCTTCCTGCCGGCTCCCGCCAACGTGCTGCCGGGTGCGGCCATCGCCAACGAGAACTTCTGGCGCAACGTCAAGGCGCCCGACGGCATCGGCCTGCAGGACCACTACGCCGCGGCGTGGAAGCACGTCGCGCAGCGGTTCGGTGATGATCCGAACACGGTCTTCGAGATCGACAACGAGCCGTCCCCGGGGATCCTCGACGTGGCGACCTGTGCCCTGCCCATCGGGTGCCCGCTGTTCGACGTACTCAAGCTGGCGCCGTTCCACCGCAAGGTGCTGGCGTCGATCCGGCAGGTCGACAGTGACCGCCTTGTCTTCGTCGAGCCGCAGGCGTTCTTCGGCCTCGGTGCACGGACCTGGCACCCCTCGATGAACGACCCGCAGGTCGGGTTCGCCTTCCACAACTACTGCGCGCTGGCCCTGGCGCCGGTGCCCCTCCCGATTCCGTCGCTGCCCTGCGACGTCCTCACCGGCATCAACCTCGCCAACGCCCAGGCGCAGTTCAAGGCGACCGGCGAGCCGCTCCTGATGAACGAGTTCGGCGCCGGTGACACAGACGTCGTCGTGGAGAGCCTGCTCAACCAGGCCGACAAGCAGATGCTCAGCTGGATGCACTGGGCCTACTGGGGACAGGACTTCGGGCACGACGCGAAGTACGGCCTGATCAACGACATCAGCAAGGCGCCGACCGACGACAACATCAAGCAGGGACTGCTGACGGTACTGACCAAGCCGGCGCCCAAGGTCGTCGCTGGAACGCCGCTGAGCTGGAACTGGGACAAGGCCACGTCGACCTTCCAGGCGTCGTACTCGACGGCTCGTGCGGGTGGCGGCGGCAACTTCCCGGGTGGCTCGGTGTCGGAGTTCTTCGTGCACCCGCGGTTCTTCGCCAACGGCTACCAGGTCCAGGTCACCGGCGGCACGGTCACGTCGGCGCCCAACTCTGCGCGCCTGACGGTCTCCTCGCTGCCGGGGGCGGCAACGATCACCGTGAAGGTCACGCCGGCTTCGTGA
- a CDS encoding short-chain dehydrogenase/reductase, translating into MSNYSISGKVALVTGAARGIGFETARQLAERGASVALVDLDLAATKAAAARIGDRAIGLAVDVTDAAAMQGVVDQVVAAFGRLDIVVANAGIAPRVATLRTMDPAVFERVLEVNQLGVHRTVHPALPHVIANRGHVVVTSSIYAFVNGVLMAPYAMSKAGVEQYGRALRGELAQYGATAGVAYFGFIDTDMTRDGFADDIAARFLATFPAFLMKKLTPAEAAASVVAGIERRSARTIAPRRWTGYSVLRGLLNPLLDVRTERHRVVQTVLKDADQQFTAPRATAEVSS; encoded by the coding sequence ATGAGCAACTACTCCATCAGCGGCAAGGTCGCACTGGTCACCGGCGCCGCGCGCGGCATCGGGTTCGAGACCGCCCGCCAACTGGCAGAGCGGGGCGCCTCGGTCGCGCTGGTCGATCTCGACCTGGCCGCCACCAAGGCCGCAGCGGCGCGGATCGGCGACCGGGCCATCGGGCTCGCGGTTGACGTCACCGACGCTGCAGCCATGCAGGGCGTCGTCGACCAGGTCGTCGCCGCCTTCGGCCGCCTCGACATCGTCGTGGCCAACGCCGGCATCGCACCCCGGGTCGCGACGTTGCGCACGATGGATCCGGCCGTCTTCGAGCGCGTGCTCGAGGTCAACCAGCTCGGCGTGCACCGCACCGTGCACCCGGCACTGCCCCACGTGATCGCCAACCGTGGCCACGTCGTGGTGACCTCGTCGATCTATGCCTTCGTCAACGGCGTGCTGATGGCGCCGTACGCAATGTCCAAGGCAGGCGTGGAGCAGTACGGACGCGCCCTGCGCGGCGAGTTGGCGCAGTACGGCGCCACGGCGGGTGTCGCGTACTTCGGCTTCATCGACACCGACATGACGCGGGACGGCTTTGCAGACGACATCGCAGCGCGATTCCTCGCCACGTTCCCGGCGTTCCTGATGAAGAAGCTCACCCCGGCCGAGGCGGCCGCGAGCGTCGTCGCCGGCATCGAGCGCCGCAGCGCGCGCACCATTGCTCCACGGCGATGGACCGGCTACTCGGTCCTGCGCGGGCTGCTCAACCCGCTGCTCGACGTCCGTACCGAGCGCCATCGCGTCGTCCAGACGGTTTTGAAGGACGCCGACCAGCAGTTCACAGCACCACGTGCGACAGCAGAGGTCTCGTCATGA
- a CDS encoding TetR/AcrR family transcriptional regulator — protein MKATTSETRTAGRPRDRRIDEAVIAATRELLATEGYAGLSLAAVATRSGTNTPAIYRRWESKAHLVHEAVFPESLATGLPSTGDLRTDVEALVRGSALLFSDPVARAALPGLLSDLVPHPELHRELMDQLWVSRIGEVQQLLDDATAKGRVRRGVRADHLLNIIGGSALLAVLTPGQTVLDEAWINSICTLALEGITT, from the coding sequence ATGAAAGCAACGACTTCCGAGACCAGAACCGCGGGAAGACCGCGCGACCGCCGGATCGACGAGGCGGTCATCGCGGCGACCCGCGAACTCCTCGCGACCGAGGGGTACGCCGGCCTGTCGCTCGCCGCCGTGGCCACCCGCTCGGGCACCAACACTCCGGCGATTTACCGGCGCTGGGAGTCGAAGGCCCACCTGGTCCACGAGGCCGTCTTCCCCGAGTCCCTCGCGACAGGCCTGCCGTCGACCGGTGACCTGCGTACGGACGTGGAAGCACTCGTGCGCGGCAGCGCCCTGCTGTTCTCCGATCCGGTGGCGCGAGCCGCCCTGCCCGGCCTGCTGAGCGATCTGGTGCCACATCCCGAGCTCCACCGTGAACTGATGGACCAGCTGTGGGTGTCGCGAATCGGTGAGGTCCAACAACTCCTCGACGACGCCACTGCGAAGGGCCGGGTACGACGCGGCGTACGTGCCGACCATCTGCTCAACATCATCGGTGGCAGCGCGCTCCTCGCGGTGTTGACGCCCGGACAGACCGTGCTCGACGAAGCGTGGATCAACTCGATCTGCACGTTGGCGCTGGAAGGAATCACGACATGA